In Amycolatopsis sp. FBCC-B4732, the genomic stretch GCGGCGGCGGGTCCCGCCGCGGTGAGGGTGGCGGCCACCGTGACGACGGCGGCGAACAGGGCTCGGTGGCGGATCATGGCTCCCTTTCAGGCGGCGGTGCGGTACAACGCGAAGGTGGCCAGGTACGGCGTGGCGCGGGACTGCGTGACGACGACGCGCAGGTGCGCGGCGGTCACCGGCGCGGGCAGGGTGATCAGCCGCGTGAAGCCGATGGTCGACACGGTGGCGAGGGTCCGCCAAGTGCCGTCGACCTCGGCCTGCACCTGCGCGCCTTCCACGTGCTGGCCGCGCGTGATGTCCTCGCCGAGGCGGATCTGGTCGAACGTGACCGGCCGGGGCAGCCGGACGTCGAGCGGGCGGTCCAGCCGTTCCGCAGTCGTCAGCGCCGCGTCCGTGACCGCCGCCGGGCCGCCCGCGGCGAGGTTGCGGGCCTGCGTCCGGGCGATCGCCTGCCCGAAGCCGGCCAGCGCGGCGGTGTCGGCGGGCGCGATCCGGCCGTCCGGGCCGGGCGGGACGTTGAGCAGCAGCGACGAGTTCCGCCCGACGGTCCGGCGGTAGAGCTCGACCAGCTGTGCGGCGGTCTTCGGCTGTTCACCGGGGTGGAAGAACCAGCCCGGCCGGAGGGAGACGTCGGATTCGGCGGGCGCCCACTGCAGGTACCGCACCGACGGGTCGGCCAGCTTCTGCCGCGAGCCGAGGTCTTCGGCGGTCGCGCCGCCGAGGAACAGCTCTTCGTTGTGCGCGGTCGCCGGGTCGCCGGTGGTGGGCAGCGGGCTCCACTCGGTTTCGCGCGCCTGCCCGGCCTCGTTGCCGACCCAGCGCACGCCCGCGGGCCCGGCGAAGGTGACGGTGTCCGGGGACAGCGCGTGGACCAGCCGGAACCACGTCGTGAAGTCGTAGGTCTCGCTGACGCCGTGGTCGCGCCACGGGTTCGCGCCGTCCAGCCACAGTTCGTCGATGGGGCCGTACTGGGTGAACAGCTCGTAGATCTGGTTGAGGTAGTAGGCGTTGTAGTCGTCCTCGTCGACGGTGAACCGCGGCAGCTTCCCGGCGGCGAGCGCGGCGGCGCGGTCGTCGTGCGGGACGAGCGCCGGGATGGTCCGGCGGGTGACCGCGCTGCCCGTCCCGTACCGGCTCTGGCCCTGCGGCGCGCTCGCGCGGTCCTCGTAGGTCGCCTGCTCCTCGATGCTCAGCGGCTGCCCGGCGGCGACCTTCGCTTCGATCCGCGTCACCTCGTCGGCGAAGAACCGCTTCGGCAGCTCGGCGCCATCGGCGGGCGACAGGTAGACGCCGACCTTGAGCCCGGCCGCACGCGCCGACTCGACGTAGTCACGCAGGACGTCGCTACGCGGGTTGGCGCACTCGGCCCGCGTCTGCCAGTACGCCGAGGGGTCCTGCGCGCGATTGGCCTCGGCCGTGTCCCGGGCCGACGCCCCGCACCATGGGCTCGCGACGACGGAGTGGTTGGTGTAGCGCGTCGGGTAGAGGACGAACCCGTCGTGGTGCTTGGCCGTAAGCATCACCTGCGTGACGCCGGCGGCCTTGAGCGAGCGCATCCACTGCGCGGTGTCGACGGCCGGCGGGGCGAAGGCCGATTCCCGCTCCGCGCCCGAGCCCCATTCGCGGTCGGTGAAGGTGTTCATCCCGAAGTGGGTGAACGCGGTGACCGGCCGCTGCTGCCAGGCGAGCTGACCTTTCCGCGGGACGACGGCGGCTG encodes the following:
- a CDS encoding alpha-L-fucosidase produces the protein MTFRGLVLAAVVVSGTVVAVPAAADGCGGSIRPATIMTVQACDSPARIVAKAAAVVPRKGQLAWQQRPVTAFTHFGMNTFTDREWGSGAERESAFAPPAVDTAQWMRSLKAAGVTQVMLTAKHHDGFVLYPTRYTNHSVVASPWCGASARDTAEANRAQDPSAYWQTRAECANPRSDVLRDYVESARAAGLKVGVYLSPADGAELPKRFFADEVTRIEAKVAAGQPLSIEEQATYEDRASAPQGQSRYGTGSAVTRRTIPALVPHDDRAAALAAGKLPRFTVDEDDYNAYYLNQIYELFTQYGPIDELWLDGANPWRDHGVSETYDFTTWFRLVHALSPDTVTFAGPAGVRWVGNEAGQARETEWSPLPTTGDPATAHNEELFLGGATAEDLGSRQKLADPSVRYLQWAPAESDVSLRPGWFFHPGEQPKTAAQLVELYRRTVGRNSSLLLNVPPGPDGRIAPADTAALAGFGQAIARTQARNLAAGGPAAVTDAALTTAERLDRPLDVRLPRPVTFDQIRLGEDITRGQHVEGAQVQAEVDGTWRTLATVSTIGFTRLITLPAPVTAAHLRVVVTQSRATPYLATFALYRTAA